From Nocardioides faecalis:
GTGTCCTGTCCCGCACCGGCAACGGCTCCTGGCGCGAGGTCGCGCGGAAGACGACCGGCTCCGGCGGCACGGTGGTCGTCTCGGACCGGCCCAGCCGCACGACGACCTATCGCGCGGTGACCGTCGAGCGCAAGGTCGGCTCCCGCAGCATCAAGGTCGCCCGCACCACGCGCGCCCGGACGTTGGCGCAACGCCAGGAGGCCCTGGCGCAGGTGACCGGCCGGGCGCGCGGCGCGGCCGTCACGACGCGTCGCCTCGGGTCCCAGGTCGTCTACCAGCGGCACGCCCGCGCCGTGGTGGCCCAGGTCGGGAGCTCCACCTGGCTGGTCCGCGGCCGGATGCTGAAGGCCTACCTCCGCAAGGGCGGCGTCGAGGGCCGCCTGGGCGCGCCCGTGGTCGACATGCGCTGCGGGCTGCTCGAGGGTGCGTGTGTGCAGCGCTTCCAGAACGGCGCCATCTACCTGAACAACAAGGCCCGCAAGAAGGTGGCGGTCGCCTACGGCCGCACCAAGGCCACCCCGATCCTCGCCGCGGCGCTGTCCCAGCGCGGCTACCGGGAGCCGACGTACCGGGGCAGCAAGTACGGCAAGTGGGTGGGCAGCAAGCAGCCCTGGTGCGGGATCTTCCTCGCCTGGGCCAGCCACGCCAGCGGCAGCGGGGACGCGATCCCGCGGGCCAAGAGCTTCCCCGCGATGATCTCCAAGGTCCGGGCCCGCGGCCAGGTCCGCAGCGCCCCGAAGGTCGGCCGCATCGCCTTCATCGGCAGCACCCCGCACCACGCCGTGCTCATCCTCGCGGTGCGCCAGAACACGATCGTGACCCTGGAGGGCAACGTCGGCACCCGAGGCGGCGCCGGGCACCCGCGCGGGGTGCGCAAGTTGGTCCGCCCGCTGTCCTCGGTGAAGTTCTACGCCGAGCCCAGGCTGTGACCGGCGGTCGCTGACCCGCCGCTGGAGACCTTGGCCGCTCCGTACGGTGGAGGCATGCGTATCGCTGTCGTCGGAGGAAACGGGAACATCGCCCGCCTGCTGCACCCCCTTCTCGTCGAGGCCGGGCACACCCCGGTGGCGCTGGTGCGCCGCGAGGAGCAGCGGCCCGGCCTGGAGGCGCTCGGCGCCGAGGTCGCGCTGCTCGACATCGAGGCGTCCGACGAGGACGCCTTCGTCGAGGCGCTGCGCGGTGCGGACGCGGTGGTGTTCAGCGCCGGCGGCGGCCCCGACGGCAACGTCGAGCGCAAGCGGACCGTCGACCTGGAGGGGTCGCTGAAGTCGATCGCCGCCGCCGAGCGGCTCGGCATCCGCCGGTTCCTGCAGGTCTCGGCCATCGACGTCGACTCCCCCGTTCCCGCCGAGGCCGGCGAGGTCTGGGCGGCGTACGTCGCCGCGAAGCGCGACTCCGACGCCGCGCTGCGCGCCAGCGGGCTGGACTGGACCATCCTGCGTCCCGGCCGGCTGGTCGACACCGAGGGCACGGGCAGGGTCGCCCTCGGAGACGACGTGCCCCGCGGCGACGTGCCGCGCGCCGACGTCGCGGCCGTGCTGGCGGGCGTCCTCGAGCGCCCGGAGACCTACGGCAAGCAGTGGAACCTGGTCGGCGGCGACGTGCCCGTGACCGAGGCCATCACCCGCGCGGCGGGCTGACGCTCCCCTCGCCCGGCTCACCGCGGACCAGCAGGTCGAGCACCGCCTCGATCAACGGGGCGAGCTCGGCCTCGTCAGCTCCTCGGCAGGTGCGTCCGCGAGCAGCTGGCCGAACGGGGACTCCCGTTGCCCGACCGCCTCGAGGAGCAGCGCCCCTTCGACCCGAAGTACCGGTAGACGAGCGCCTGGTTCACGCCCGCCTCCGCCGCGATCATCTGGGTGCTCACCCCGTGACTCCCGTGCTCGGCGACCAGGCGCCGTGCGGCGTCGAGGAGGTCGGCGCGGGTGCGCGGCACACGACGTCGATACCGAGATGGTTGCCGCTGTCATCTATTCTGCTCAAGTATTTGACTGACTACTTACTTGAGAACGGTTCGATGACACTCACCTCCGACGTACCGGCGCCCACGGCCCCCACCCCGGGCCGGACCGCCTCGCACCCCACCGCGGTGCTCCTGGTGCTCTCGCTGTCCACCTTCGCCATCGTCGTGATGCAGAGCATGGTGATGCCGAGCCTGGCGAACATCTCCGCCGCGCTCGACGTCACCACCGTGCAGGGCTCCTGGTTGATCACCGCCAACCTGCTGGCCGCCGCCGTCTTCACGCCACTGTTCGGCTCGCTCGGCGACGCGCTGGGCCGCAAGCGGATCCTGCTGGTGGTGCTCGCCCTGACCACCCTGGGCTCGGTCGTCGTCGCCACCGCGGGCGGCCTCGGCGTCGCGCTCGTCGGACGGGTCCTGCAGGGCACGGGCATGGCCGCGATGCCGCTGGCGATCGGCGTGATCCGCTCGGTCTTCCCCGCCGAGAAGGTGCCCTCCAGCGTGGCGCTCCTCTCCGCGCTCACCGGCGTCGGCGCCGGCGCCGGCCTGCTCTTCTCCGGCCTGCTGCTCAAGGCCGGCATGAGCGGTCAGGGCATGTTCTGGCTGGCCGCCCTCGTCACCGCCGGCGGCTTCGTCGGAGCCGCGACCCTGATCCACCTCGCCGAGCACCAGCGCACCGACTTCCACCTCGACGTCGCCGGGCTGCTCACCCTCAGCGGCGGCCTCGTGTGCCTGGTGCTGGGCATCAACCGCGGCCCCGAGTGGGGCTGGACCTCCGGCTCGGTGCTCGGCCTGTTCGCCGGCTCGGTGGTGCTGCTGGCAGCCTGGCTGTTCAGCGCAGGCAGGGCCAAGCAGCCGCTGGTCGACATCACGATGATGCGTCACCCGGTCGTGCTCGTCAGCAACCTGACCGCCTTCATCCTCGGCGCGGGCATGTTCAGCGCCTTCGTGCTGGTCATCCAGTGGGTCCAGACCCCCGGCGCCGTGGGCTACGGCTTCGGCACCGACGCCCTCGGCGCGGGCCTGACCCTGCTGCCGCTGACCCTGGGCACGCTGGTCGCCGCCGCCGCGGTCTCCGCGCTGATCAAGCGGGTCGGCCCCAAGTGGCCGCTGGTGCTCGGCGCGGCCGTGGCCACCCTGACCTACGTCTTCATGCTCGTCTGGCACACCGAGCACTGGCACTTCTACGTCGCCGCCGGCCTGATGGGCCTGGGGCTGGGCCTGTCCATGGGCGCCATCCCGACGCTGCTCAACAACAGCGTCGCGCCGGAGCAGACCAGCATCGTCAACGGCGTCAACGCCACGCTGCGCTCCATCGGCGGCTCGATCGGCACCACGGTGGCCAGCGCCATCCTGGCCGCACACGCGATGGAGACACTGCCCCTGCCGACCGAGAACGGCTACCTGGTGGCGTTCGCGGTCTCGGGCGGCATCTGCGCGCTGGCCGTGGTGGCGGCCCTGCTGCTGCCCTACCGGCACCAGCGCACGGCCCCGGAGGGCATCCTGGCCTGACCCCGCCGGCCTTGACGGGTCGGGCACGTCCCCGGTCCGTCAAGGCTCGCGTGATTCGCTGCGGCCGGCGCCCCTCCTCCGTCACGATGCCCGCATGAAGGTCAACGACAGGCGGGTCGTGGTCACCGGGGCGTCGAGCGGCATCGGCGCGGCCCTCGCGCGCGAGCTCGCCGGGCGAGGTGCGCGCGTGGTGCTGGTGGCGCGCACGCGCAGCGCCTTGGAGGCGCTCGCTGCCGACCTGCCCCACGCCGAGGTCGTCTGCGGTGACCTCTCCACGTCCGAGGGATGCACCCGGGTCGCCGACGAGGTGCTCGCCGGCGGCGTGCCGGACGTGGTGGTGCACAACGCCGGCGCGGGACGCTGGCTGGCCGTCGACGAGACCCCCGCCGGCGAGGCCGCCGCGATGATGGCGGTGCCCTACCTGGCGGCGTTCGAGCTCACCCGGGCACTGGCCCCGGCCATGATCGCGCGCGGCAGCGGACAGCTGGCCTACATGACGTCGGTCTCCGGCTTCCTGCACGTGCCCGGCTCCGCGGGCTACTCCGCGGCGCGGTGGGCGATGCGCGCCCTGGCCGGCCAGGTCCGTGCCGACCTGCGCGGCACCGGCGTGGGCGTCACCCTGCTCGCACCCGCCGAGGTGGACTCGCCCTACTTCGAGCACAACCCCGGCACCCAGGAGCGGATCCCCAAGGCCGGCATCCTGCTCGGCGGGCGCAGCTCGACCCCGGTCGTGGCCCGGCTGTGCGCCGACGCGATCGAGTCGGGGCGTCGTACGGCGATCGTGCCGCGGCAGGCGGCGCTGGTGGTGCGGACCACTCCCCCGGCGGTGCTCACCTGGCTCGCGGGCCGCACCGGCTGGCGGCGACGCTGAGCGTCCTCGGCGGTCGCCTGCCTCAGCCGTGGGTGAGGCGGCACCGGGCGAGGAACGCCTGGTCGCTGCGGGACTCCAGAAGCTCGACGAGCACCCCGTCGGCGCTCGTGCCGTAGCAGACCGCGGCGATGCCGCCGCTGGACTCGGTGACCGGGTGGTGCCAGCCGACCCCGTCGGGGCGGTCCAACGCGGCGCGCAGCTCGGCGATGCCGGCCACGTCGAGGCACAGGTGGTTGACGCCCAGGTCCACCGCGGCCGCCGGTGCCGCGTCGGCGCCGGCGACCACCTCGACCCGCACCGGGCCGGGCACGGCCGGGAGCGGGTGCGCGGCGACGTCGGGCACCTGGACCCGCACGCCGACCAGGCCTCTGCCGGCCCCGTCGGCCGGCACCAGCCGCACCGGGGTGCCGTCCGGGCAGCGCACCCGGTCCGCATCCGCTGACCCGTCCCCTGATTCGTCCGACGTGCCGCCGGCGGCGACGGCCTGAACCAGGGCCTGGGCGACGTCGTCGACGGCCCAGGTCAGCTCCACGACACCGGGTGCGCCGGCGGGTCGCGGCTGCGGCACGGGGGTGGCGAACGCGAAGAGCTCGAGGAAGGCGGTCTCGGTGCGCAGCAGCAGCACGTCCGCGGAGGTGTCCGTGGTCGCCAGCGACTCGTCCGCCGGGGCGGTGCCCACCGGCCAGCTCCAGCCGCCGTGGTCGTGCGCACCGAGGCCGTCGATCCAGAAGGTGCGTGCCCGGTCGAGGTCGGCGACGCTGATGCCGACGTGGTTGAGCGCGACGACTCCCGTGTGCTTCACGTGCGCACCCTAGTCACGCCCCGCCGGGCTGGTGGCGTGCTCGCCACTCCTCGGCCAGCAGCCCGTAGGCGTAGCTGTCGAGCCAACCCGCGCTGCGGTGCAGGGACTCGGCGAGGGCGTGACTCTCCCGGCGCATCCCGATCCGCTCCATCAACCGCCACGACGGCTCGTTGTCGGCGAAGCACTGCGCCACCACGCGGCGCAGCCCGAGGTCGGTGAAGCAGAACGCCACCAACGCATCCACCGCCTCCGTGGCCAGGCCCCGGCCGCCGTACGACGGATCGATCGCCCAGCCGATCTCGGCCTGGGTGCGGGCAGCGCTCGCGAGGACCTCCGCCTGCGCCCAGGCGTCCTGCAGGTGCAGGTACAGGTCGCCGACCACCGCGCCGTCGTGCTCGACGACCAAGGTGCGCTCCCGCCGGAACGGCTCGGCGAGCAGGCCGGACCACTGCTCGAGCGAGACCGGCGCGAACGTCAGCCACTCATACACCTGGGGCAGCCGCCGGTAGGCCCAGGTCGCCTCGGCGTCGGCGAGGGTCGCCGGCCGGATGGTGGTGCGCGGCGTCCGCAGGTGGACCCGGGCGGCTGCGTCGCTCACCGTGGGCCTCCTGGGTCGTCCCCGGGCTGCGAGGAGCCGGATTGCGAGGCGTCGTGCAGCGCGGCGGCGAGCGGGAGCCGGCACCGGAACACCGCCGGCAGGACCGCGAGGACCACGAGCGCGACGCTGCCGCTCAGGATCTTGTCCAGCACGGAGGTGAGCAGGTTGGCGGTGACGACGGAGGTGAACAGCGTCGAGCCGGTCGCCTGGATGTACTCGTACAGCGCGTCGGTGCCGTGCCGCGTCGTACCGGCGAAGAGGAAGGTGATCAGCGGCGCTGCGATCGCGGTGGACAGCGCGGCGACGCCG
This genomic window contains:
- a CDS encoding LGFP repeat-containing protein, translated to MPSTSWPRLVPRLALTLATTGLVLAVAAALLPPPPASAARATALKLSSTAADFRSGEEVFLRVEARRGGRAIAKVKIRVLSRTGNGSWREVARKTTGSGGTVVVSDRPSRTTTYRAVTVERKVGSRSIKVARTTRARTLAQRQEALAQVTGRARGAAVTTRRLGSQVVYQRHARAVVAQVGSSTWLVRGRMLKAYLRKGGVEGRLGAPVVDMRCGLLEGACVQRFQNGAIYLNNKARKKVAVAYGRTKATPILAAALSQRGYREPTYRGSKYGKWVGSKQPWCGIFLAWASHASGSGDAIPRAKSFPAMISKVRARGQVRSAPKVGRIAFIGSTPHHAVLILAVRQNTIVTLEGNVGTRGGAGHPRGVRKLVRPLSSVKFYAEPRL
- a CDS encoding SDR family oxidoreductase, with protein sequence MRIAVVGGNGNIARLLHPLLVEAGHTPVALVRREEQRPGLEALGAEVALLDIEASDEDAFVEALRGADAVVFSAGGGPDGNVERKRTVDLEGSLKSIAAAERLGIRRFLQVSAIDVDSPVPAEAGEVWAAYVAAKRDSDAALRASGLDWTILRPGRLVDTEGTGRVALGDDVPRGDVPRADVAAVLAGVLERPETYGKQWNLVGGDVPVTEAITRAAG
- a CDS encoding TetR/AcrR family transcriptional regulator; its protein translation is MPRTRADLLDAARRLVAEHGSHGVSTQMIAAEAGVNQALVYRYFGSKGRCSSRRSGNGSPRSASCSRTHLPRS
- a CDS encoding MFS transporter, encoding MTLTSDVPAPTAPTPGRTASHPTAVLLVLSLSTFAIVVMQSMVMPSLANISAALDVTTVQGSWLITANLLAAAVFTPLFGSLGDALGRKRILLVVLALTTLGSVVVATAGGLGVALVGRVLQGTGMAAMPLAIGVIRSVFPAEKVPSSVALLSALTGVGAGAGLLFSGLLLKAGMSGQGMFWLAALVTAGGFVGAATLIHLAEHQRTDFHLDVAGLLTLSGGLVCLVLGINRGPEWGWTSGSVLGLFAGSVVLLAAWLFSAGRAKQPLVDITMMRHPVVLVSNLTAFILGAGMFSAFVLVIQWVQTPGAVGYGFGTDALGAGLTLLPLTLGTLVAAAAVSALIKRVGPKWPLVLGAAVATLTYVFMLVWHTEHWHFYVAAGLMGLGLGLSMGAIPTLLNNSVAPEQTSIVNGVNATLRSIGGSIGTTVASAILAAHAMETLPLPTENGYLVAFAVSGGICALAVVAALLLPYRHQRTAPEGILA
- a CDS encoding SDR family NAD(P)-dependent oxidoreductase; translation: MKVNDRRVVVTGASSGIGAALARELAGRGARVVLVARTRSALEALAADLPHAEVVCGDLSTSEGCTRVADEVLAGGVPDVVVHNAGAGRWLAVDETPAGEAAAMMAVPYLAAFELTRALAPAMIARGSGQLAYMTSVSGFLHVPGSAGYSAARWAMRALAGQVRADLRGTGVGVTLLAPAEVDSPYFEHNPGTQERIPKAGILLGGRSSTPVVARLCADAIESGRRTAIVPRQAALVVRTTPPAVLTWLAGRTGWRRR
- a CDS encoding VOC family protein, whose amino-acid sequence is MKHTGVVALNHVGISVADLDRARTFWIDGLGAHDHGGWSWPVGTAPADESLATTDTSADVLLLRTETAFLELFAFATPVPQPRPAGAPGVVELTWAVDDVAQALVQAVAAGGTSDESGDGSADADRVRCPDGTPVRLVPADGAGRGLVGVRVQVPDVAAHPLPAVPGPVRVEVVAGADAAPAAAVDLGVNHLCLDVAGIAELRAALDRPDGVGWHHPVTESSGGIAAVCYGTSADGVLVELLESRSDQAFLARCRLTHG
- a CDS encoding GNAT family N-acetyltransferase; its protein translation is MSDAAARVHLRTPRTTIRPATLADAEATWAYRRLPQVYEWLTFAPVSLEQWSGLLAEPFRRERTLVVEHDGAVVGDLYLHLQDAWAQAEVLASAARTQAEIGWAIDPSYGGRGLATEAVDALVAFCFTDLGLRRVVAQCFADNEPSWRLMERIGMRRESHALAESLHRSAGWLDSYAYGLLAEEWRARHQPGGA